The proteins below come from a single Aspergillus oryzae RIB40 DNA, chromosome 5 genomic window:
- a CDS encoding RHO alpha subunit C-terminal catalytic domain-containing protein (predicted protein): MREYIRVDGYQECLHCQYTHPSFSVYYPPTFYTVHNHQNFSQHIADPNKPDDGLFLYFFPNCTLNVYGGGMSSFRVCPTEDPNITRMEFDYYHMESGEKFEEYFKFVRQVAMEDYELCEKAQDNLGRGVYSEGILNPEKENGVSCEYDRFRSLHDPTTNGAQSTRTEYLSWCASNMPQIS, translated from the exons ATGAGGGAATATATAAG GGTCGACGGATATCAAGAATGCCTTCATTGCCAATACACCCATCCATCGTTCTCCGTCTACTATCCGCCGACCTTCTACACCGTTCACAATCACCAAAACTTTTCGCAACACATTGCGGACCCTAATAAGCCAGATGATGGGCTGTTCCTCTATTTCTTCCCCAACTGTACATTAAATGTGTATGGTGGAGGGATGTCCTCGTTCCGAGTTTGCCCAACAGAAGACCCAAATATCACCCGAATGGAATTCGACTACTACCACATGGAATCCGGTGAGAAGTTCGAAGAATACTTCAAGTTCGTCCGTCAGGTCGCCATGGAGGACTACGAGCTCTGCGAGAAAGCCCAGGATAACCTTGGCAGGGGAGTGTATAGTGAAGGAATTTTGAATCcggagaaagagaatggtGTTTCCTGTGAGTACGACAGATTTCGAAGTCTCCATGACCCCACTACTAATGGCGCTCAGTCTACCAGGACCGAGTATTTGAGTTGGTGTGCCAGCAACATGCCGCAGATCAGTTAG
- a CDS encoding GTPase-activating protein GYP7 (Ypt/Rab-specific GTPase-activating protein GYP7 and related proteins), with amino-acid sequence MARKEVQYTPPPSPPSPTASYYDVSDDEEDDYNTISHATTGRGVKLLFSKSKVYVHPTPSSKDNIPGFIALIQQKPAHGASNAIASADSSRKAELSSYLLAWVPESSLGDAYNTYVKVDLAGDSSPPRQRYLVPPLPTTTTHKDPIGLYAFAVPLSEIYSLLVRPPSIGWWFGSLVINTRAGDSFPALFFHDSECESTILQKRKRTQESFDPFGEDGSLFWGGDEVLRWLRKYVEVQRSAADNSVYLINPSEEDRISFGRPLTADGTVTRAQDQATGPSAQGSSGQRDAGMDPFMKAIKETRWKVLEQLSKITTFTKRTANEIAENPRIPPQVRRLMKTPEIQTLQDEFDSARLYLARWAMSISEQSERERNQRIWTARDVLEMENSSVGDFEILELETGTMSIHERRKTVTLKEWEGFFDPATGRLQVTVEEVKERIFHGGLDPNDGVRKLAWLFLLGVYPWDSSHDERQALMNSKRDEYIRLKGAWWETMVEGHSTEEQHEYWKEQRNRIEKDVHRTDRTIPLFAGEDIPHPDPDSPFADTGTNVHLEQMKDMLLTYNEYNPDLGYVQGMSDLLAPIYAVMQDDAVAFWAFVGFMDRMERNFLRDQSGMRAQLLTLDHLVQLMDPQLYLHLQSADSTNFFFFFRMLLVWYKREFEWVDVLRLWETLWTDYLSSSFHLFIALAILEKHRDVIMDHLKHFDEVLKYINELSNTMELIPILTRAESLFRRFDRAVQAIDKKNNFPVPSAHQRKPIQSPSDADKGKSPQRPPSTGFSSGTSSGPSAPPGDNSEPQVISPELRELFSKDIPWKRQPSERREHIQNSS; translated from the exons atggcaCGCAAGGAAGTTCAGTACACCCCACCaccttctccgccatcgCCGACGGCTTCTTACTACGACGTcagcgacgacgaggaagacgattacaacaccatctcACATGCGACAACTGGGAGAGGAGTCAAACTGCTATTCTCAAAAAGCAAG GTCTACGTTCACCCCACCCCTTCCTCCAAAGATAATATTCCTGGGTTCATCGCCCTCATTCAACAAAAGCCGGCTCATGGTGCTTCGAATGCGATCGCATCGGCCGACTCTTCAAGAAAGGCCGAGCTATCATCATACCTCCTTGCCTGGGTTCCGGAATCCTCGCTAGGCGACGCCTATAACACGTATGTCAAAGTCGATCTTGCGGGCGACTCCTCTCCCCCGCGACAGAGATATTTGGTACCCCCTCTGCCGACAACCACTACCCATAAAGACCCAATAGGGCTCTATGCCTTTGCCGTACCACTTTCTGAGATCTACTCATTACTTGTACGACCCCCGAGCATCGGATGGTGGTTTGGAAGCCTTGTGATCAATACGCGTGCAGGTGATAGCTTTCCCGCCCTGTTCTTCCATGACAGCGAATGCGAATCTACCATCCtacaaaaaaggaagaggactcAGGAATCGTTTGACCCCTTCGGTGAGGATGGCAGTCTGTTCTGGGGTGGCGACGAGGTTCTAAGGTGGCTTCGGAAGTATGTCGAGGTGCAGCGCTCAGCCGCCGATAATAGCGTATATTTGATCAACCCATCCGAAGAAGATCGCATATCGTTTGGGCGGCCGTTGACGGCCGATGGAACAGTAACCAGAGCCCAGGATCAAGCCACTGGTCCATCCGCGCAAGGTAGCAGCGGACAGCGGGACGCGGGAATGGATCCTTTCATGAAAGCGATTAAGGAGACTAGGTGGAAGGTGCTTGAGCAGCTGAGCAAAATCACGACCTTTACAAAGCGGACAGCGAATGAGATAGCCGAAAATCCGCGAATTCCTCCGCAAGTTCGTCGGCTGATGAAGACACCGGAGATCCAAACCTTGCAGGATGAGTTTGATAGTGCCAGGCTATATCTTGCTCGATGGGCCATGAGCATATCTGAACAGAGCGAACGCGAGAGGAACCAGCGGATATGGACTGCACGGGATGTCCTCGAGATGGAAAACAGCTCCGTGGGTGATTTCGAAATTCTCGAGCTTGAAACGGGAACCATGTCCATTCACGAACGACGCAAGACAGTGACTTTAAAAGAATGGGAGGGATTCTTTGACCCCGCTACGGGTAGATTGCAGGTTACTGTTGAGGAGgtgaaagagagaatatTCCATGGGGGTCTCGATCCGAACGATGGCGTCAGAAAGTTAGCTTGGCTTTTCCTGCTTGGTGTATATCCATGGGACAGCTCCCATGACGAACGTCAAGCTCTAATGAATTCCAAACGGGATGAGTACATTCGATTAAAGGGTGCCTGGTGGGAAACGATGGTCGAGGGACATTCCACCGAGGAACAGCATGAGTATTGGAAAGAGCAGAGAAATCGCATCG aaaaggatgTACATCGTACCGATCGCACAATTCCTCTCTTTGCTGGGGAAGATATTCCTCATCCAGACCCTGACTCGCCATTTGCAGACACAGGGACGAATGTTCATCTCGAACAGATGAAAGACATGTTGTTGACGTATAACGAATATAACCCTGACTTAGGCTATGTCCAAGGAATGAGTGACCTGTTAGCACCGATATATGCGGTCATGCAGGATGATGCAGTCGCCTTTTGGGCGTTTGTCGGATTCATGGACCGAATG GAACGCAACTTTCTTCGCGACCAGTCTGGCATGCGTGCCCAACTTCTGACATTAGATCACCTTGTACAACTCATGGATCCTCAGCTATACCTCCACCTTCAGTCTGCCGATAGCACAaactttttcttcttcttccgcatgCTCCTCGTATGGTATAAGCGTGAATTTGAATGGGTAGATGTTTTACGCCTTTGGGAGACATTGTGGACCGACTATCTATCCAGCAGTTTCCACCTCTTTATTGCTTTGGCAATCCTAGAGAAGCACAGAGATGTCATCATGGACCACTTGAAGCATTTCGATGAAGTCCTGAAATACA TTAACGAACTCTCCAACACCATGGAACTCATCCCAATCCTCACCCGCGCCGAATCCTTATTTCGTCGCTTCGATCGAGCCGTTCAAGCAatagacaagaaaaacaacttCCCCGTCCCTTCTGCTCACCAACGAAAACCCATCCAGTCCCCTTCTGATGCAGATAAAGGCAAGTCGCCACAAAGACCACCAAGCACCGGGTTCAGCAGCGGCACCAGCTCCGGACCCAGCGCTCCACCAGGTGACAACAGCGAGCCCCAAGTAATTTCTCCCGAACTGAGAGAGTTATTCAGTAAAGATATCCCCTGGAAGCGACAGCCCTCTGAACGACGCGAACACATACAAAATTCATCCTAA
- a CDS encoding GAS2 domain protein (predicted protein) produces the protein MATSRSNPIPPPISLPAANFASHAVPPTPSPSRPTIPSYQSLDPLLANLSPESTLEALTSTDAVPKNEPAYDILCKSISQVSEAERALGIRAAVAAQNLSLWYKEVQTWEWPKCTDAQLGQGFISPSTTISNTSEPEYLGSLPAGVVAEHEKRIEEIRDGMESLGVDELKEHVLNAHIPSRSRPSSSNSNLSGPPSFSYVQLSDFTAVITATILRALPLLSRLNSLLSTWDVRLLVLRQVPGLLWSLRLAQSELNSALDLLKPSTPPSEQDALYSRTNYHAKRAALEVTVLSAGRRMDRMLDALEGREDSLPENWIDELEAIESGFGNWVMDAEKQTVENEWRRMMANKLKSKDHPQVPNQPAPVSDENGAPEDLTTQPPEPFPQAARPPLMETIAEEPGSPTEDQISFETMLDQSVATSQRIEQAPTRGSGTSSSLDGTETANDSSEASRTIQEADTVIEPIVTPERSTTNTAVLDALPLGEKETANAHPVHAQQISSESVCTVAAKDMPFSDLNREEVTLPEDILPRKTEPVCELQKAAEDPFVAQDKVLGSAEQRSQARDYPGNSASPEADSSPASPSSQAETGSVIIQRPKGVVDSPTLEETVESHGSETSTVPTAPESIIEVFGQLRSASAEEATTPPSVTVEPAPTDVAASIAVNRDSSLSSRTSSPSSPVSSRPPPSLTNDKDTAAPSPRQPLDSPIKLSKTRPGRLDPEETLISRGRRASGASVDSSDYPSLVSSPDIRGLHTVSSNGTPKLIETPPLFQTDYQRPGPMPTNSDHTLREDRLLRLDSEKSPPTSLKHNRALSLPLQRFINERLDMDYEGESNTDLTIPTIDKKVTDSVVRSSSHNDRLRPLSHSSKQRHPAPSTGIRRPVGRRSDLSREDHTSSGPDSVTQRQPKVWERNKNTSVRNTAHKAPVSQPPVLSTATRARKQLTAHPSLESIGAYKSTPRRSGETLTGTANEKTGSRPSTPGSQIRRPRDHLDEKISSILTTLPTRIHFEDREADASSVISSLPLNARERFRSISPQGSASRSGTPTPSLTLTPAGSRRRYSHAPEESSVKLYHLHQGGKTVPTKLFVRSVGENGERVMVRVGGGWADLAEYLREYAIHHGRRHVSDTPRVEVQGLSSRETTPTYTPPGSRLTRSGNGRCTPSRPHSVISNRPSSSLAVRKTRRASNVSDMTDLRAASTIETLNLSSSPMSTVSSRRRLSTSSNTSFGAASTMSDARYGSIPLGLAGPKPRSRYAPMSAESEAWVEDVLGQARRSSSLRPFTFGLSPPEQDHAAGKVPTLPKSRSISDIGKVGSSKRVVLRGLGSR, from the coding sequence ATGGCCACCAGTCGCAGCAATCCTATACCTCCACCCATCTCCCTTCCGGCCGCGAACTTCGCATCTCATGCCGTGCCACCGACTCCATCGCCCAGTCGACCAACAATCCCCAGTTACCAGTCTCTCGATCCATTACTCGCAAACCTATCCCCCGAATCTACTCTCGAAGCGCTTACCTCGACAGACGCAGTGCCGAAGAACGAACCCGCATACGACATCCTCTGCAAGAGCATATCCCAAGTCTCTGAGGCAGAGCGAGCTCTCGGAATCCGCGCGGCTGTTGCGGCACAGAATCTAAGCCTATGGTATAAAGAGGTACAAACCTGGGAATGGCCGAAATGCACGGATGCCCAACTGGGCCAAGGATTCATTTCGCCTTCTACCACGATATCCAATACTTCGGAGCCAGAATATCTGGGCAGCCTTCCTGCAGGAGTTGTAGCTGAACACGAGAAACGAATCGAGGAGATCCGTGATGGCATGGAAAGTCTTGGTGTCGACGAATTGAAAGAACACGTACTAAACGCTCATATTCCTTCACGGTctcggccatcgtcatctaaTAGCAATCTTTCCGGACCCCCTTCTTTCAGCTATGTGCAATTAAGTGATTTCACCGCTGTTATCACCGCCACCATTTTGCGCGCTCTCCCACTTCTCTCCCGCCTGAACAGCCTCCTTTCCACGTGGGATGTTCGGTTACTAGTCCTCCGTCAGGTACCGGGACTATTGTGGAGCCTACGTCTAGCCCAGTCTGAATTGAATTCGGCCTTGGACTTGTTGAAGCCCTCTACACCCCCTAGCGAGCAGGATGCCTTATATTCCAGAACAAATTATCATGCTAAACGCGCTGCGCTGGAGGTGACGGTTCTTTCGGCGGGACGACGAATGGATCGTATGCTTGACGCGCTAGAGGGCCGGGAAGACTCATTGCCGGAGAATTGGATTGATGAattggaagccattgaatCCGGTTTTGGTAACTGGGTCATGGACGCCGAGAAACAGACAGTTGAGAATGAATGGCGGCGCATGATGGCCAATAAACTGAAAAGCAAAGACCACCCACAAGTACCAAATCAACCAGCCCCTGTATCAGATGAAAATGGAGCTCCTGAAGACCTTACCACCCAACCCCCCGAGCCTTTTCCCCAAGCTGCACGTCCACCTTTGATGGAAACTATCGCTGAGGAACCTGGAAGCCCTACTGAGGACCAGATATCCTTCGAGACCATGCTTGACCAATCTGTCGCTACCTCTCAACGAATCGAACAAGCTCCCACTCGTGGGTCCGGTACATCGTCCTCTCTTGATGGCACAGAAACGGCCAACGATAGCTCTGAAGCCAGTCGAACAATCCAAGAGGCCGATACTGTAATTGAACCGATTGTTACCCCGGAACGAAGTACCACGAACACTGCGGTACTCGATGCGTTGCCTCTTGGCGAGAAAGAAACTGCAAATGCGCACCCTGTCCATGCCCAGCAAATCTCGTCAGAATCGGTGTGCACTGTCGCAGCTAAGGACATGCCTTTCTCTGATCTTAACCGGGAAGAAGTAACGTTGCCTGAAGATATTCTGCCGAGAAAGACGGAGCCTGTGTGTGAACTCcagaaagcagcagaagatcCCTTCGTTGCTCAAGATAAGGTACTGGGATCGGCAGAACAACGATCTCAGGCAAGAGACTACCCCGGGAATTCCGCCTCTCCTGAAGCAGATAGTTCCCCAGCTAGTCCAAGTTCGCAAGCAGAAACTGGGAGTGTCATAATACAGAGACCCAAGGGTGTAGTAGATTCTCCCACACTGGAAGAAACGGTAGAGTCGCATGGTAGCGAAACATCGACAGTCCCAACTGCCCCCGAATCTATCATTGAGGTCTTTGGTCAACTGCGGTCTGCctcagctgaagaagcaacGACTCCACCTAGCGTCACCGTTGAACCCGCCCCCACCGATGTTGCTGCTTCGATAGCGGTAAACCGAGATAGCTCACTTTCTTCTCGAACCAGCAGCCCTTCGTCGCCGGTGTCTTCTAGGCCCCCCCCCTCGTTGACAAATGACAAAGACACTGCagctccatctccaagacAACCTTTGGATAGCCCCATTAAGCTTTCCAAAACCAGACCGGGACGTTTGGATCCGGAAGAAACTTTGATCTCTCGTGGTCGACGAGCATCGGGCGCCTCCGTAGATTCTTCCGATTATCCATCACTCGTATCTAGCCCGGACATCCGAGGCTTGCATACCGTTTCGTCGAACGGAACGCCCAAACTTATCGAGACTCCTCCATTATTCCAGACAGATTATCAGCGTCCTGGGCCCATGCCAACTAATAGTGATCATACTTTGCGAGAAGACCGCTTGCTTCGCTTAGACAGCGAAAAGTCTCCGCCCACATCCTTAAAACACAATAGGGCTCTTAGCCTTCCACTGCAACGATTTATCAATGAACGATTGGATATGGACTACGAGGGTGAGTCAAACACCGATCTGACCATTCCGACCATTGACAAGAAAGTCACGGATTCCGTCGTGAGGTCAAGTTCCCATAATGATCGCCTGCGTCCACTGTCGCATTCGAGCAAACAGCGTCACCCCGCCCCCTCCACAGGTATTAGACGTCCTGTTGGCCGGCGTTCTGACCTTTCTCGGGAAGACCACACATCTTCAGGACCCGACAGCGTTACACAGAGACAGCCCAAGGTTTGGGAGCGTAACAAGAATACTTCCGTGAGAAATACAGCACATAAAGCTCCGGTTTCCCAACCACCCGTCCTTTCAACAGCCACCCGCGCCAGGAAGCAGCTGACTGCACACCCTAGTCTTGAGAGCATTGGGGCATATAAGTCTACGCCCCGTAGATCTGGAGAGACATTGACCGGCACAGCGAATGAAAAGACAGGCTCGCGGCCGTCGACTCCGGGTAGCCAGATCAGAAGGCCAAGGGATCATCTGGACGAGAAAATTAGCTCTATTCTTACTACCCTCCCGACTCGTATCCATTTTGAAGACCGTGAGGCTGATGCATCATCTGTGATATCGTCTTTGCCATTGAACGCTAGGGAGCGGTTCCGCTCTATATCCCCACAAGGGTCAGCGTCACGCAGCGGCACGCCCACTCCATCGCTTACCCTCACCCCTGCTGGTTCTCGTAGGAGATATTCTCATGCTCCAGAGGAAAGCTCCGTGAAACTATACCATCTGCACCAAGGTGGTAAAACCGTTCCTACCAAGCTGTTCGTCCGTTCAGTGGGAGAAAATGGTGAGCGCGTGATGGTCcgtgttggtggtggttgggcGGATTTGGCCGAATATCTGAGGGAGTATGCTATTCATCATGGGCGACGACACGTTTCGGACACGCCTCGGGTCGAGGTCCAAGGATTGTCATCTCGTGAGACGACACCAACTTACACGCCACCAGGGAGCAGGCTTACTAGGTCTGGCAATGGACGATGCACGCCGTCCCGACCCCATTCTGTTATCAGTAACCGACCATCATCCTCACTGGCTGTACGCAAAACGAGACGGGCTTCAAATGTATCTGATATGACCGACCTCAGAGCAGCAAGTACAATCGAGACACTAAATTTATCATCATCCCCTATGTCAACTGTCTCCTCGCGCAGACGGctctcgacttcttccaatACCTCTTTCGGTGCGGCTTCAACAATGAGCGACGCTCGATATGGATCTATTCCTCTTGGTTTGGCGGGACCTAAGCCACGGTCTAGGTACGCCCCTATGAGCGCAGAAAGTGAAGCGTGGGTGGAAGATGTCCTGGGTCAAGCACGGAGAAGCTCGTCCCTGAGACCTTTCACATTTGGCCTATCCCCTCCCGAGCAAGATCATGCTGCTGGTAAAGTTCCCACTTTACCTAAATCTAGAAGCATCAGTGATATTGGCAAAGTTGGTTCGAGCAAGCGAGTTGTCCTTCGCGGGCTTGGCAGCCGGTAA
- a CDS encoding uncharacterized protein (predicted protein) gives MSDWLPRFEILVFGAKKNVAFSLKLVDFIHFGELPTMQQLSLFIMIIINPARPLYTITSFLPQFSSRNWVPPTHLLSGHPSHFPKVDTTSPTSIPIASDLTAKRPSAVAQLPRHQAQVNSPDDTEYTTNQESLICWDDSKIQD, from the coding sequence atgtctgACTGGCTCCCTCGTTTTGAGATACTAGTGTTTGGGGCAAAAAAAAACGTGGCATTTTCGCTCAAACTAGTCGATTTTATCCATTTCGGTGAGCTGCCGACGATGCAGCAGTTGTCGCTGTtcatcatgatcatcatcaaccccgCTCGGCCCCTTTACACTATTACGTCTTTCCTGCCCCAATTCTCTAGTCGCAACTGGGTTCCACCAACACATTTATTATCTGGTCATCCCAGCCATTTCCCAAAAGTAGATACCACTTCGCCGACTAGTATACCAATTGCGTCGGATCTCACGGCAAAGCGCCCCAGCGCCGTCGCCCAGTTACCCAGACATCAAGCTCAAGTAAACAGCCCAGACGACACCGAATATACTACCAACCAAGAGTCTCTTATCTGCTGGGACGACAGTAAAATTCAGGATTGA